One genomic window of Sphingopyxis sp. OPL5 includes the following:
- a CDS encoding FAD-dependent oxidoreductase — MTTRRALLTGLAALPVATAVAAAERKERRSKKRKDAKPTVQHVDVAVIGAGVFGAWTAWHLLRAGKSVRLFDAYGAANARASSAGESRVIRMGYGADTIYSEMARESLPYWKELSDSASAPIFHNTGVLWFAPQGDAYTAQSLAWLQANRIGHEQGDVSWLQNKYRQIQFYQGETGILETETGALIAARGVQEVIADAQITVEPVVMPAPLLSKKIQRHTLPDGGTADHLVYACGPWLAEIFPQHLMGKIVATRQEVYHFGAPQGDTRFAPPNLPVWADFNNGRIVYGIPDLEGAGFKIAIDVHGPVVDPDTQERALTPAGIAEARAYVARRFPGLATAPLIGGRVCQYENSSNGDYLIDRFPGQPHVWLVGGGSGHGFKNGPAVGKRVAAHILDENLPVEPRFSFASKGTVAARTVF, encoded by the coding sequence ATGACGACGCGCCGCGCCCTCCTCACCGGTCTCGCCGCGCTCCCCGTGGCGACCGCCGTCGCGGCGGCCGAGCGCAAGGAGCGCCGTTCGAAAAAGCGAAAGGACGCCAAACCGACCGTCCAGCATGTCGATGTCGCGGTGATCGGTGCCGGGGTGTTCGGCGCCTGGACCGCCTGGCACCTGCTGCGCGCGGGCAAATCGGTGCGTCTGTTCGACGCCTATGGCGCCGCCAATGCGCGCGCCTCGTCGGCTGGCGAAAGCCGCGTCATCCGCATGGGCTATGGCGCCGACACCATCTATTCCGAGATGGCGCGCGAATCCCTGCCCTATTGGAAAGAGCTGTCCGACAGCGCGAGCGCGCCGATCTTCCACAACACCGGCGTGCTCTGGTTCGCGCCGCAGGGCGACGCCTATACCGCGCAGTCGCTCGCCTGGCTCCAGGCGAACCGCATCGGCCACGAACAGGGCGACGTAAGCTGGCTCCAGAATAAATATCGCCAGATCCAGTTCTACCAGGGCGAAACCGGCATCCTCGAAACCGAAACCGGCGCGCTGATCGCCGCACGCGGCGTGCAGGAAGTGATCGCCGACGCACAGATTACGGTCGAGCCCGTGGTCATGCCCGCGCCGCTCTTGTCGAAGAAGATCCAGCGCCACACGCTGCCCGACGGCGGCACCGCCGACCATCTCGTCTATGCCTGCGGACCCTGGCTCGCCGAAATCTTCCCCCAGCATCTGATGGGCAAGATCGTCGCAACGCGGCAGGAGGTCTATCATTTCGGCGCACCGCAGGGCGACACCCGCTTCGCCCCGCCGAACCTGCCGGTGTGGGCCGATTTCAACAACGGCCGTATCGTCTATGGCATCCCCGACCTCGAAGGCGCGGGGTTCAAGATCGCGATCGACGTGCATGGTCCGGTGGTCGACCCCGACACGCAGGAGCGCGCCCTCACCCCCGCGGGCATCGCCGAGGCGCGCGCCTATGTCGCGCGCCGCTTTCCCGGCCTCGCGACCGCGCCGCTGATCGGCGGGCGCGTCTGCCAATATGAGAACAGTTCGAACGGCGACTATCTGATCGACCGCTTCCCCGGCCAGCCGCATGTCTGGCTTGTCGGCGGCGGCTCGGGTCACGGCTTCAAGAACGGCCCCGCGGTGGGCAAGCGCGTCGCCGCGCATATCCTCGACGAAAACCTGCCCGTCGAACCGCGCTTCAGCTTCGCCAGCAAGGGCACCGTCGCGGCGCGGACGGTTTTCTAA
- a CDS encoding class I mannose-6-phosphate isomerase, translating to MPATRLIPRRVAKPWGRDDIGPLFDAGGERIGEIWFELPAGSPEPALLVKYLFTSEALSVQVHPDDAQARAAGARQGKEEAWVILDAEDDAVIGLGLEQRVSPDRLRAAALDGSIEDLIDWKAIAPGDHFHVTPGTIHAIGGGLTLIEVQQYADITYRLYDYGRPRDLHLDEAMACAEAGPYLTANLRTPIAVGIDRLVDGPKFVLIDAHSEDFGALPQLGAHGPIWFIPIDGGGTVGAGRWQPGECWLLDDIADLATLGGAGRALIAWATR from the coding sequence GTGCCAGCGACCCGCCTGATCCCGCGCCGCGTCGCCAAGCCATGGGGCCGCGACGACATCGGCCCGCTGTTCGATGCAGGCGGCGAGCGGATCGGCGAAATCTGGTTCGAACTGCCCGCGGGCTCGCCCGAACCCGCGCTGCTCGTCAAATATCTCTTCACCTCCGAAGCGCTGTCGGTGCAGGTCCACCCCGACGACGCGCAAGCACGCGCCGCCGGCGCGCGGCAGGGCAAGGAGGAGGCGTGGGTGATCCTCGACGCCGAGGATGACGCGGTGATCGGCCTCGGCCTCGAACAGCGTGTGTCACCCGATCGGCTCCGCGCTGCCGCGCTCGACGGCAGCATCGAAGACCTCATCGACTGGAAAGCCATCGCGCCGGGCGATCATTTCCACGTCACCCCCGGCACGATCCACGCGATCGGCGGCGGGCTGACGCTGATCGAGGTGCAGCAATATGCCGACATTACCTACCGCCTCTACGACTATGGCCGCCCGCGCGACCTGCATCTCGACGAAGCGATGGCCTGTGCCGAAGCCGGTCCCTATCTCACCGCGAACCTGCGCACGCCAATCGCGGTCGGCATCGACCGCCTCGTCGACGGCCCGAAGTTCGTGCTGATCGATGCGCATAGCGAGGATTTCGGCGCGCTGCCCCAACTCGGCGCCCATGGCCCTATCTGGTTCATCCCGATCGACGGCGGCGGCACGGTGGGCGCCGGTCGATGGCAGCCCGGCGAATGCTGGTTGCTCGACGACATCGCCGATCTGGCGACACTCGGCGGCGCCGGCCGCGCGCTGATCGCCTGGGCGACGCGATGA